One Ostrea edulis chromosome 2, xbOstEdul1.1, whole genome shotgun sequence genomic region harbors:
- the LOC130051513 gene encoding uncharacterized protein K02A2.6-like, translating into MIEQIMSKFKDVFSEEFGALKDIKAKITLKSDAKPKFCKARPVPHSLKPVVDKELDRLIQLGILTPVKYSEWATPIVVVPKRDGTVRICGDFKVTLNPNIEIDQYPLPRVDDIFSSLTGGHHFTKIDLKNAYLQMEVEEDQRKLLTINTHKGLFQFNKLMFGVASAPAVWQRAMDQVLQGILRVHCMIDDMIITGCTRENHIENLEKVLSRLQAFNLKANIKKCDIFKESIKFCGHKIDRCGLHKTEEKVRAVVNTNYPSSVTEFLGLVNYCGKFMPNLSTILRPLHHLLEKNSAWQWTKEYHKPLVSIFHPQKGVPLTTASRLQRYALFLSGLDYSIEYRNTTQHGNADGLSRMPLPLTGDGEDEEPEFLDSACVFHIAQLEALPVSANEVKRRTAHDPVLARVYEATMRGWNDSTGQDLQHYFSRRNEITGHSLKQDILLVIHEGHLGVVKMKSLARSHVWWPGIDAEI; encoded by the exons ATGATAGAACAAATTATGAGCAAGTTCAAAGATGTCTTCAGTGAAGAATTTGGTGCTCTCAAAGACATTAAGGCAAAGATTACCCTTAAATCTGATGCTAAACCCAAGTTTTGCAAGGCAAGACCAGTCCCACATTCTCTGAAACCTGTTGTGGATAAGGAGCTAGACAGACTTATACAGTTAGGAATATTGACACCAGTAAAATACAGCGAGTGGGCCACACCCATTGTCGTTGTGCCTAAGCGGGATGGAACAGTCCGAATATGTGGGGATTTCAAGGTAACCCTGAATCCAAACATTGAAATTGATCAATATCCGCTTCCCAGAGTGGAtgacattttttcttcattaacTGGAGGACACCATTTTACCAAGATTGACCTGAAAAATGCTTACCTACAGATGGAAGTGGAAGAGGATCAACGGAAACTGCTTACTATTAACACACACAAGGGTTTATTTCAGTTCAATAAACTCATGTTTGGTGTAGCTTCAGCCCCGGCAGTGTGGCAAAGAGCAATGGATCAGGTGTTACAGGGAATCCTGAGAGTCCACTGCATGATTGATGACATGATCATCACAGGATGTACTCGTGAAAATCACATTGAAAACCTTGAAAAAGTCTTGAGCAGACTACAAGCGTTCAATTTGAAAGCCAACATTAAGAAATGCGATATTTTCAAGGAAAGCATCAAATTCTGTGGGCACAAGATTGACAGATGCGGACTTCACAAAACAGAGGAAAAAGTGAGGGCAGTTGTCAACACAAACTATCCGTCCAGCGTGACAGAATTCCTAGGGCTGGTGAACTACTGTGGCAAATTCATGCCCAACTTGTCTACCATTCTGAGACCCCTACACCATTTGCTAGAAAAAAATTCTGCATGGCAATGGACCAAGGAAT ATCATAAACCCCTTGTGTCTATTTTCCACCCACAAAAGGGAGTACCACTTACCACAGCCTCTCGATTGCAGCGTTACGCTTTGTTCTTGTCGGGATTGGACTACTCCATAGAATACCGCAACACAACCCAGCATGGAAATGCAGACGGACTTTCACGCATGCCATTACCTTTGACTGGCGATGGTGAGGATGAAGAGCCTGAATTCCTCGATTCTGCATGTGTATTCCATATTGCGCAACTGGAAGCTCTACCAGTGTCAGCAAATGAAGTGAAGCGACGCACAGCTCATGATCCAGTGTTAGCACGCGTGTATGAAGCAACCATGCGTGGCTGGAACGACTCAACTGGCCAGGATCTTCAACACTATTTTTCACGCAGAAATGAGATAACAGGACATTCTCTAAAACAGGACATTCTCCTCGTGATTCATGAAGGACATTTGGGAGTGGTAAAGATGAAGAGTTTGGCCAGAAGCCATGTATGGTGGCCAGGCATCGATGCAGAGATATAA
- the LOC130051514 gene encoding uncharacterized protein K02A2.6-like — protein sequence MNKTTASKIIEVLRTIFARNGLPEHLISDNGPQFVADEFRHFMKSNGIRHTTSAPYHPKTNGLAERFVQTFKNAMKASKGDDGSLQKKLCNFLIAYRNAPQQATGETPARLFVGKHLTTKIDILRPNVTKTVVKSQDRMREKISSPPRQCSVGDSVLVRDYRGDQKWTRGVVSEQTGPVSYKVEVAPGSEWRRHTDQIIKSAANSNDTPVQQSDVETHLDVPESIADESLYSTQPP from the coding sequence ATGAACAAAACAACAGCATCCAAGATTATAGAAGTTCTTAGGACAATATTTGCTCGAAACGGTTTACCTGAGCATCTGATAAGTGATAATGGTCCACAGTTCGTTGCTGATGAGTTCCGACACTTTATGAAAAGCAACGGTATTCGACACACGACCTCCGCACCATACCATCCAAAGACTAACGGTTTGGCTGAAAGGTTCGTGCAAACCTTCAAGAATGCCATGAAAGCATCAAAAGGAGATGACGGATCATTACAAAAGAAACTATGTAATTTCTTAATTGCATACCGAAATGCTCCTCAACAGGCAACAGGTGAAACTCCTGCCAGACTATTCGTTGGAAAACATCTGACAACCAAAATTGACATATTGCGACCAAATGTGACAAAGACCGTAGTCAAGAGTCAGGACAGGATGCGTGAAAAAATTTCTTCACCTCCGAGGCAATGCAGTGTTGGAGATTCAGTACTAGTCAGAGATTACAGAGGTGATCAGAAGTGGACCAGAGGAGTCGTAAGTGAGCAGACAGGACCTGTATCATACAAAGTGGAAGTGGCACCTGGAAGTGAATGGAGGAGACATACTGATCAAATCATAAAATCAGCAGCTAATTCAAATGACACACCAGTACAGCAGTCTGATGTAGAAACTCATTTGGACGTGCCAGAATCGATAGCGGACGAGAGCTTGTACAGTACTCAGCCTCCGTAG